TACCCTGCTGCGCGAGAATTTCGGCTTGCTGGCAGCGCGTGAGGCGATCAACGCGGCGGGCACGCAGATAACCCAGAAGGAAGCTGCTTTCGATCTCAACCTGGTCAGCTCGGTCAGTCTCAGCTTCAACAAGACGGCGGACCGATTCGAGACGATCGGCCGCCCCCGGACCGCCGACACCGACCTTACCCGTGACGACGACGGCGACGGCATACCGGATTTCGTCCAGGGCAACACGGGTACCGTTGAAGAGGTGGACGGAGAGAAAGTCCCCTGCGTCTTCGAGGATGACGAACTGATCAACGGCGGCGTCGGGCCGGGTCTGTGCGGCCAGGAGCCGCAATATTCGGAGCGGGAGGAAGCGGCCAGCCTCGAGGGGCCGCCCACCAAGCGCCTGACGACCACGGTCGGCGTGTCCAAGATGTTCGCCTTCGGGGGCCAGGGCAGCCTGTCGATCAGTTCCATCTTCAACAGCAAGGCCGGCGCCCAGGCACCGGCGCTTACCCGGCCGATCTCGGCGACCGACCCGTTCGGCTGGGGCGACAAGCTGTTCTGGACCAGCTCGGCGTCTCTGTCGGCGACCATGCCGCTGCCCTACACCAAGGGGTTCGGCAAGACCGGATCGCCGGAGAACTTCGGCGTCGAGGCCGCGCGAAGCGGCAGCCGGCGGGCCGTGTTCGCGGAACAGGCGGCCCGCAACGCGACCCTGGCCGAGGCGGCCCAGCTCTACTGGGACATGATCCGCAGCCTCCAGGACATCCGGATCCTGAACGAGCAGAAGGCGGTCCTGGACCAGCGGCGCGCCAGGATCGAGCGGCTGATCGGCACCGGGACCGTCACCAACTACGAACTCGGCCAGATCCAGCAGGAACTTGCCTCCTTCGCCCTGCGGGAGGAGGCCGCCTGGACCCAGTACCTGCTGCGGTCCAACTCCCTGCTGACCCTGATGTCGGCCGACCCCGACCTGGTGCTGATCCCGGCCGACGCGGAGGCGCTGCTGTCCGAGTCCGTGCCCGAACCGCCGACCGACGCCTACGACCGCGCGCTGGTCGGCCATCCGGAGATCATGGCGGCGCAGGAGGATCTGGAACTGGCCAAGCTGTCGCTGGCCTTCCGTGACAACCAGGCGGCACCCGACATCGACCTGGTGGTGACGGCGCAGCTCACGCAGAGCGACCTGTCCTTCGGGTTCGGCAATCCGGCCGATGCGCTGATGAACCTTTCGAGGCCGGACAAGACCAACATCTTCATCGGCGTTCGCTATCTGTATCCGCTCGGCAACCAGGCCGCCCGCGCCGCCCTGAGCCGGGCCCGTATAGACGAGCGCAACGCCTTCGATCGGGCGCGCCAGACCAGGCAGAAGATCGTCAATTCGGTCGACCGGGCGCTCGCCGACATCCGCGGGGCCGAATCCCTGATGCTGGTCAGCAGGGGCGACATGGAACTGGCGGGTTTCGCCTATGAGCGCATCGTCGACGAGCGGGAGCGCGGGCTCGCGACGGAGTTCGAGGTGGTCAACCGCTACCAGGACGTCCTGGCGGCCCGTCTCAACGAGGCGAGCGCCAGGGTGGAGATGCACAAGGCCTGGATACGGCTGAGCGCCGCCCAGGGCACGCTGGAGGAGGACCTGTCGCGATGAGCCTGCCCGCAGCCCCCGCCCTCGCCGCTCTCCTGTCACTGGCGCTGGTCCCCGGCCCGCTTGCCGCCCAGCAGCCGATGGCGGCCGAGCCCCCGGCCGGGATGCCGGCGGGGCTTTTCACCAGCGATCCGGCGCGCATCGACGACGAGCGCGGCGCAAACGCCGTGGTCGGGAAGACCCGTGCGGCCCTCGCCCGGACCGGGGTCCTGTTCGCCCCGGAGCAGACCCGGGAACTGGCCCTGCGCGAGGCGGCGCTGACGGCATTGCAGCGCAATCTCGACGTCAAGCGGATCGGGCTGAACAAGTCGGTGGCCCAGCGCACCCTGGTCGAGGCGGAAGCGGTCTTCGACCCGGTGTTCATCCTGGCGGCGAACGCTTCCCTGTCCAACAGCTTCGAGCGGATCGAGCGGCCCATTCAGTGGAAGCCCGCGACGCAGGAATATGTCCGGGGTCAGCAGATCCTGACGGGCACCCGGACGGACGATATCTTCCTCTGCGGCACCATGGACGACATCCTGAGCCAGCCGGCGGAACTCCAGACCAATTTCCTGCGGGGCCGGATGATCGCGCCGGACGCGAACGGCCAGTGCCATGTCCGGGCCCTGCCGTCCACCGCCCCGGTGGCGCTGGTCGCCTTCGACAAGGAGCGGGTCGCCGGGTACTATCCGTTCCGCAAGGAGGCAAGCACCAAGAGCCCGAATGGCCAGACCGAGACCTATACCGGGACCGGCGGCATATCCCAGCGGCTGCCCTGGGGCGGCAACCTGGACCTTACCGTCGTCACCACCTACCGCGACGCCTATTACGTCAACAATCCCGACGATCCCTCGACCAGGGTATACGGTTCCTACGGGCGCCCCTGGACCTCGCGCGCGACTTTGTCCGGCAGCCATCCACTCCCCTACACGCGGAACTTCCGAGAGGGAGACGAGAACCGGCTGGCGATCGACACGGCCCGCCTCAACATCGACGTCGCCGACTTCGCGGTGCGCGGCGTGGTCAACCAGACATTGCTCGGCGTCGATACCCTCTACTGGACCCTGGTCGGCGCGATCCAGCGGCTGGACGCCGCGTCGGGCTCCGTGGCGCTGGCGGAGGAGAGCGCCGCGCGCATGCAGCGCCGGATGGAACTGGGTCTCGCCAGCGAGAGCAACCGCGGCCAGGTCGTGGCACAGATGGAGCGGCTGCGCGCCGTCCAGCAGCAGCTCTTCGGCGACTATCTCACAGCGTCCGAGTCCCTCCGCGAACTGCTGGACGAGCAGGACGATGCGTTGCTGCTGCCGATCGAGTACAGCGCCGCGCTGGACCAGCCGCCCGAGGTTCCGCCCCCATCCGGCGGAGCGGGCGGGCTGTCGGCCCGGGTGCTGGACAGCCCCGAATACCTGAGGTCGGAAACGGCGATCCGGATCGCCCTTCGGGTGCGGGAGACCAGGGATGCGCAGACCCGTCCGGACGTGACGGCCAGCGGTTCCCTACAGCTCAGCCAGAGCAACGCGGTCTTCGGCTATGCCAGCGTGACCGAATCGCTCGGCAGCCTGATCAGCTACGACAGCGCTTCCCTCAGCATCGGCGTGCTTTACCGCAGGCCGGTCGGCAACCGCGCCGCCAAGGCGGCCCTGGCCGGCGTCGATCACGACATCAAGCGGCAGACCCACTTGCTGCATCAGGTCGAGCGCCAGATCCGCAGCGACTACGAGACCGCCCGGATCCAGCTCGCCAGCGCCCGTCAGCGGATCGACGACACCGCCAAGCGCCTCGCCCTCGCCCGCGACCTCCACGACAGGGCCGCCCGCCTGGAAGCCGGCGGAGTCGTGACCGTCTACGAGACGATCGAACGCCTCGGCACCCTGCTGGAGGCGCGTCTCGGCCACATCCAGGCGCGGATCGACGCCCGCATCGCGGAGAGCAGGATGCTGGCCAGCATCGGTGCCCTGGCCGAGCGGTACGGGGAGGGAGCGGCACAAACCCGCGAGGATCGGGAACGCATCGCCCTGCTCCGCGGCACCGGCGCGCTCGCCGCCTTCGGGGAGCCGCCGCGATGACGCCTCGCCGCATCCTGCTGACGCTGGCGAACGCCACACTGATCCTGGCGCAGGCCGTTCCCGCGTCGGCGCAGTCTCCCGGTCCCGACCTGATCGCCCGCCACGGTGCCGCCGTCACGGAACTGGTGAGGCGGCAGATCGCGGAGCAGCCCGGCGCCCGCGACCTGGACCGGATCGCCCTGATCGGCGATCTGCTGAAGCGCCGTCCCGACATCGCCGGCGCGCGGACGGTGCAGCCGATCGACCGCAGGACCGCGGTGGCCAGCGGACTGGGCAACAACCTGCGCCTCGCGATCGGCCTGACGACGCCTGAACGCGCCGCCGCCCTGTCCCGCGAGGCGGACGCCGTGTTCAACCCCGTGCTGGACCTGACGATCGGCTATGGCCGGACGGACGCCGAGCACCGCACCCGCGTCGGAAAGGCGATCACCAAGGCGGTCAATGCCGACGGCTTCAACATCAATTCGCCCTTCAAGAACCTGCCGCCGAGCGAGAACGAAGGGCAGGCCCAGATCAAGGACATGAAGCTGCGGCCGATCAAGGGCGGCGAATTGATCGAGCTGCCGATCGAGGCGACGCCGGGCCGGACGTTCGGCAGCCCCGAGGAGAGCCTGAACTACACGCTCCAGATCACGCAGGAGTTGCCCTGGGGCGGCACCCTCTCGATCACCGATCGGACCGCTCAGCGCGAGGTCTATTACCGGGCCGGGTATTATTGGGAGGACGGGATGTGGAGCACCAACCTGTCCGGCAGCCTGAACACGCCCCTGCCCTTCACCAAGGATTTCGGGTCCGACAACAAGAAGAACGCGGCATCGCGCAGCGCCGCCGCCGTGGCCGAACGGGCCGACTGGGATCTCCAGGTACTGCTCAACACGATCCTGCTGGAAATCGATACCGCCTATTTCGATACCGTCCGCCGCCTGGAAGCGCTGGAAACCACCGCCGCCAACCGCGACATGATCGTCCGGCAGCAGGAAAGGATGGACCGCCTCTATGCGCTGAACCAGACCACCCGCCTTCAGAAGGCGCAGATCGACGCCGAGGCGGCCAGGGCCCGGGTCCGGATCGAACAGTCGCTCAGCGACTATGTCGCCGCGTCGCAGGCCCTGTCGCTGCTGATCGGCGAGCCCTCGGTCATCGGCGCGGACGCCATCTATCTGCCGGTCGACTACGAGGACGACCTGGCGCAGGCCGTTCCGGCCGACCTGGAGACGGCGCTCCGCACCGCCCGGGAAAGCCGGCCCGATTTCAAGGTGGACGACATCAACAGGACGCTGCGCGACATCAACGAGGCCCTGGCCCGTAACCAGGCGCGGCTGGATCTCCGCTTCGTGGCCAGTGTCACCGCCGGGCAGAACGGAACGACCTACGGCTATGCCGACCCCCTGAAGAGCCATACCGGGATAGCGTTGCCGGACAGCCTCAGCCAGAGTTACGGCCTGGGCCTGTCCTATCCGTGGGCGAATCGGTCCGCGGACGCAGGCGCCGACATCGCGCGGCTCGGCACCCGGGACCAGGATTATGCCACGCAGTCCCTCCAGAACCGCGTGCGCCGCGAGATCACCGAACGGTTGGCGGCCGTGCAGGCGGCCCGCGCCCGCGTCAAGGCGGGTGCCGCCGAAGTCGACAACCTGGAGACCTCGGTCGCCAGCCTGGAGCGCCAGCAGGCGCTTACCGGCACGGTGTCGGAGGACGAGTTGATCCAGGCCACGCGGCGCCTGCTCTCCGCCCGGCTCGCCCTGACCGGGGCCCGGGTCGAGGCCAAGCAGGCCGAGAGCGGGCTGCTGTTCGCCCAGGGGACCATCGCAGGCGCGCTGGCGGAACAGACCGTCGCCAGCCAGTTCGACCGCAACCGCCTCTCGCTGCTGGCCGATGCCGGCCACCTCTCTTTCTTCAGACCCGCCGAGTCCCGGACGGACCGGGTCGCCAAACCGGAAGGTAAACCATGAGAATCGGCCTGATCGCGCCCGCGGCTTCCCCACTCGGCCGCCGACTCCATGCCCGGCTGCGCCGGCGGCTGGGGAATGAGGTGCCTTGGTTCGACGCCTCGATGCCGGAAGGAACCCGGATGAGCGTGGGCCGGACCGGCATCCGCTGGGACGGTCATGACCTCGACCGGTTCGACGCCCTGTTCGTCCATGGGTTCCGCTACGAGGACCCGGTGATACCGGCGGCCGACCCCGGCAACGAACCCGGTGCCGACTGGTCCCTGTGGCAGTCGGAGCATGTCCGGCGGCAGCAGCGTTACAGCTTCCTCTACAGCATGCTGTCCCGGCTCGAAGACGTGCCGGTGCGGCTGTACAACGGCCCGTCCGGGCACCTCGCGGCCTTCTCGCGCCACCACCAGCTGGAGCGCCTGGGCCGCGGCGGGCTGGGGGTCGCCCCCGCGATCTGCACCAACGACCCCGTCACCGCACGGGACTTCGCCCGGTCTGCGGCTGATCAGGGCCGCGCCGTGGTGTGGCGGACGGCGACCGGGAAATGTGCTTGGCAACTGTTCCGCGACCGCCAGCGCGAGCACCTGATGGGGGCCGACAAGCCGCCAATCCTGCTGGCCCCGGCCGTGGACGGGCCGTTGCGCCGGGCCTACGCGATCGACGGCCGGACCGTGCTGACGCTGGAGTGCGCCGTCCCGTCGGACGATGCCCTGGAGCGCCTGGAGGTCTTCGCTCCCGTCGCCGCGCCGCAGGCCGAGGTCGAGACCCATGCGGCCGGGAGCGCGCTCACCCTCTCCGGCCTGCGCTGGGGCAGCGTCCTTTACGTAGCCGGCCCTGACGGCCCGGTCATCTATGACGTGGACGCGGATCCGGCCGTGACGGACCTTCCCGGGGGCATGGGCGAGCACCTGACCGAGTGCCTGGCCGCCACTCTATCGGGGGAGCCGCCGCCCGCGGCCGACGGGCTCGCGGCGGCTCCCAGGGAAAGCCTCTTCCTGCGCCGCATGCTCCGCATCCAGTTCGACATCGAACGGACCAAGCATGCCGCCGCACCTCCCGCATAAAGGTTAATGGTCGTAAATCATTAGCGTCATGGTTGCTTAAAATGCCATGCTTCGGCATAGTGACCGTGCGGCCCTGCTCCGCGGCGCGGCGGCTCGACGCCGTCGCGTCCCACACATCCCCTGGTCCGGACATCCCGTCGAGCGATGATCGATTCAAACCAAGACAGAACCATGCTGGTCCGCGACCAGGGACGCAGGGCCGACGCCGGCGGCGCGGCGAACGCACCGGCAGGCAATCCGGACGGAAAGCTGATCTGCCTGGATCCGTCGCAGATCGATGGCAGCCCTGCCCAGGTCGTGGTCCCGCTGGCCGGCGGAAAGACGGTGACGATAGGGCGGAGCGACGCCAGTTCGTTCGTCGTGGCGTCCCGCAAGCTCTCGCGCCAGCACGCCAAGCTGTTTCCCGGCGAGGGCACCTGGGGAGTCGAGGATCTCAACAGCACCAACGGCGTCTATGTCAACGGCCACAAGGTCAACACGATCTGGCTGAAGCACAACGACGAAGTCCGGCTAGGCTCCCTGGCCTTCCGCTTCGAGCTGGACCGCCCTCCCGCCAACGCGGCGGAGCGCGGGCGCGCCCTGCCCGTCCACCACGACGACGACCTGTCGGAGCGGACCATGATGGTCGGCAGCCTGGGCGCCGGCAAGGCCGTGCTCGATGCCGTCCGAAAGGTCGAGGCTCCCGTCAAGCTGAAGGTCGACGAGGATGATGACGGCCCCGGGGAGGAGCGCGAGCGCTCCGGCATCCGCGGCAAGCTGATCCTGAGCGGGGTCGTGGCCGCCGTGCTCGCGGGCCTGGGCATCGGCGCCGCGGTCTATTATCCGGTCCACAAGAAGAAGCAGTTCGTCGCCCAGGCGATCGAGCATTCCTCGGCGGTCCGCAAGCGGGTGATTGATCGCGCATCCCAGTATGCCGGCGGCAACCAAGCCGCATCCTTCGATCAGGATTTGAACGAGCTGGCGGAAGCTATCGCCGACAGCGGCCGCCTGCTCGCCTCCGAACAGAGCGCTCCCTTGGCCGACCTGGCGGCCCGCATGAAGTTCCTGTCCTTCGAGCGGGAGTTCCTGCCGCTGCTCGCCAAAGGCGATCTCGCCAGCCTGCGCCGGCTGACAGAACGGCTGGGCGCCGACCTGGAGACGACGGCCGGCCGGGTTCCCGCCAATGCCGAGCACGGCTCCACCGACGGGCTCGCGGTGGTCCGCGAACTGGTCAAGCTGGCACGGATCCTGATCGACCTGCGTGCCCTCTCGGCCGAGTTCCCGCAGGTGTCGAAGCTCGCCCCGGCCCAGCCGCCGCGCGACCGGATACAGGCCCTGGATGCGCTGAAGCTTGACTTCACCAGGATCCGGCGGGAGACGAACAGGTACCTGTCGGTGGATTACGTGCTGTTCAACTCGGCAGTGAAATCGGTCGAGGACCGCGATCTGCCGCTGCTCAACCAGTGGAAAGAATTCCTGGGGTCCGGCCCTGGGTAACGAGCGAGGTGGCGCGGTCGTGACGGTCCAGTCCGGCGAATCCATGGCGGTAATGTTCGCGGACGTCTGCGACAGCACCCGCCTTTACCAGGTCCTGGGGGATGCCGCCGCGCACGCCCTCACGGAACGGTGCGTCCGCCAGATCATCGAAGCGACCGAGCGCTATGCGGGAACCGTGGTCAAGACCATGGGCGATGGGGCGCTCAGCACCTTCCCCTCTGCCGACACCGCCTATTGCGCCGCCGCCCATATCCAGGAAGCGCTGCGCGGCACGGAGCCGAAGGTCAGGATCGGCTTCACCATCGGCCCGGTGATCGTCACGCCGGGCGACGTGTTCGGCACCACGGTCAACCTCGCGTCCCGCCTCGCCGCCCTCGCCAGTCCCGGCGAGGTGCTGATGACCCGCGCCTGCGTCGACGCCCTGCACCCGGCCTACCGGCCCAACACCCAGCGGCTCGATTCGGCAGTCGTCAAGGGTGGCATCGACGCCGTCGAGATCTACCGCACCCTGGGCGATCCGGAGAACGTGACGGTGGCGGCCGGCCAACTCGACGTGTCCAGCGGCAAGCGCCGCGGCATCCTGATCCTGACCCACCGCGGACGC
This Skermanella mucosa DNA region includes the following protein-coding sequences:
- a CDS encoding adenylate/guanylate cyclase domain-containing protein: MTVQSGESMAVMFADVCDSTRLYQVLGDAAAHALTERCVRQIIEATERYAGTVVKTMGDGALSTFPSADTAYCAAAHIQEALRGTEPKVRIGFTIGPVIVTPGDVFGTTVNLASRLAALASPGEVLMTRACVDALHPAYRPNTQRLDSAVVKGGIDAVEIYRTLGDPENVTVAAGQLDVSSGKRRGILILTHRGRQLRLDTGSAPVLMGRDGGCGLVINSDWASRRHATLEIMNGRFTLTDHSTNGTFCLDESQRLLVLKREPTYLLTSGLISLGIAPAEDPDNVVRYRCGTIEGETG
- a CDS encoding FHA domain-containing protein, with amino-acid sequence MLVRDQGRRADAGGAANAPAGNPDGKLICLDPSQIDGSPAQVVVPLAGGKTVTIGRSDASSFVVASRKLSRQHAKLFPGEGTWGVEDLNSTNGVYVNGHKVNTIWLKHNDEVRLGSLAFRFELDRPPANAAERGRALPVHHDDDLSERTMMVGSLGAGKAVLDAVRKVEAPVKLKVDEDDDGPGEERERSGIRGKLILSGVVAAVLAGLGIGAAVYYPVHKKKQFVAQAIEHSSAVRKRVIDRASQYAGGNQAASFDQDLNELAEAIADSGRLLASEQSAPLADLAARMKFLSFEREFLPLLAKGDLASLRRLTERLGADLETTAGRVPANAEHGSTDGLAVVRELVKLARILIDLRALSAEFPQVSKLAPAQPPRDRIQALDALKLDFTRIRRETNRYLSVDYVLFNSAVKSVEDRDLPLLNQWKEFLGSGPG
- a CDS encoding TolC family protein, whose protein sequence is MSLPAAPALAALLSLALVPGPLAAQQPMAAEPPAGMPAGLFTSDPARIDDERGANAVVGKTRAALARTGVLFAPEQTRELALREAALTALQRNLDVKRIGLNKSVAQRTLVEAEAVFDPVFILAANASLSNSFERIERPIQWKPATQEYVRGQQILTGTRTDDIFLCGTMDDILSQPAELQTNFLRGRMIAPDANGQCHVRALPSTAPVALVAFDKERVAGYYPFRKEASTKSPNGQTETYTGTGGISQRLPWGGNLDLTVVTTYRDAYYVNNPDDPSTRVYGSYGRPWTSRATLSGSHPLPYTRNFREGDENRLAIDTARLNIDVADFAVRGVVNQTLLGVDTLYWTLVGAIQRLDAASGSVALAEESAARMQRRMELGLASESNRGQVVAQMERLRAVQQQLFGDYLTASESLRELLDEQDDALLLPIEYSAALDQPPEVPPPSGGAGGLSARVLDSPEYLRSETAIRIALRVRETRDAQTRPDVTASGSLQLSQSNAVFGYASVTESLGSLISYDSASLSIGVLYRRPVGNRAAKAALAGVDHDIKRQTHLLHQVERQIRSDYETARIQLASARQRIDDTAKRLALARDLHDRAARLEAGGVVTVYETIERLGTLLEARLGHIQARIDARIAESRMLASIGALAERYGEGAAQTREDRERIALLRGTGALAAFGEPPR
- a CDS encoding TolC family protein — translated: MTPRRILLTLANATLILAQAVPASAQSPGPDLIARHGAAVTELVRRQIAEQPGARDLDRIALIGDLLKRRPDIAGARTVQPIDRRTAVASGLGNNLRLAIGLTTPERAAALSREADAVFNPVLDLTIGYGRTDAEHRTRVGKAITKAVNADGFNINSPFKNLPPSENEGQAQIKDMKLRPIKGGELIELPIEATPGRTFGSPEESLNYTLQITQELPWGGTLSITDRTAQREVYYRAGYYWEDGMWSTNLSGSLNTPLPFTKDFGSDNKKNAASRSAAAVAERADWDLQVLLNTILLEIDTAYFDTVRRLEALETTAANRDMIVRQQERMDRLYALNQTTRLQKAQIDAEAARARVRIEQSLSDYVAASQALSLLIGEPSVIGADAIYLPVDYEDDLAQAVPADLETALRTARESRPDFKVDDINRTLRDINEALARNQARLDLRFVASVTAGQNGTTYGYADPLKSHTGIALPDSLSQSYGLGLSYPWANRSADAGADIARLGTRDQDYATQSLQNRVRREITERLAAVQAARARVKAGAAEVDNLETSVASLERQQALTGTVSEDELIQATRRLLSARLALTGARVEAKQAESGLLFAQGTIAGALAEQTVASQFDRNRLSLLADAGHLSFFRPAESRTDRVAKPEGKP
- a CDS encoding TolC family protein, which gives rise to MIRLQQALSCLLLALLPFTLAVPAHGQAMDGGAFDPVAMVRLAASGSATGVRRLLDSLAPREITLGIVADTLLRENFGLLAAREAINAAGTQITQKEAAFDLNLVSSVSLSFNKTADRFETIGRPRTADTDLTRDDDGDGIPDFVQGNTGTVEEVDGEKVPCVFEDDELINGGVGPGLCGQEPQYSEREEAASLEGPPTKRLTTTVGVSKMFAFGGQGSLSISSIFNSKAGAQAPALTRPISATDPFGWGDKLFWTSSASLSATMPLPYTKGFGKTGSPENFGVEAARSGSRRAVFAEQAARNATLAEAAQLYWDMIRSLQDIRILNEQKAVLDQRRARIERLIGTGTVTNYELGQIQQELASFALREEAAWTQYLLRSNSLLTLMSADPDLVLIPADAEALLSESVPEPPTDAYDRALVGHPEIMAAQEDLELAKLSLAFRDNQAAPDIDLVVTAQLTQSDLSFGFGNPADALMNLSRPDKTNIFIGVRYLYPLGNQAARAALSRARIDERNAFDRARQTRQKIVNSVDRALADIRGAESLMLVSRGDMELAGFAYERIVDERERGLATEFEVVNRYQDVLAARLNEASARVEMHKAWIRLSAAQGTLEEDLSR
- a CDS encoding ATP-grasp domain-containing protein, with the protein product MRIGLIAPAASPLGRRLHARLRRRLGNEVPWFDASMPEGTRMSVGRTGIRWDGHDLDRFDALFVHGFRYEDPVIPAADPGNEPGADWSLWQSEHVRRQQRYSFLYSMLSRLEDVPVRLYNGPSGHLAAFSRHHQLERLGRGGLGVAPAICTNDPVTARDFARSAADQGRAVVWRTATGKCAWQLFRDRQREHLMGADKPPILLAPAVDGPLRRAYAIDGRTVLTLECAVPSDDALERLEVFAPVAAPQAEVETHAAGSALTLSGLRWGSVLYVAGPDGPVIYDVDADPAVTDLPGGMGEHLTECLAATLSGEPPPAADGLAAAPRESLFLRRMLRIQFDIERTKHAAAPPA